In Aristaeella hokkaidonensis, the following are encoded in one genomic region:
- a CDS encoding site-2 protease family protein — protein MLQELRMDPGGTIITLLYLAICLLFSLIIHECAHGYAALKCGDSTAWWLGRLTLDPRKHLDPLGTICMIFLRVGWAKPVPVNPRNFRHYRRDYIIVSLAGIVTNLLICILSLIISAILAKFIWGKEIVSQMGDKALLINIYEGFLPYYVYSGELKALADYAQIPWLMYVQRLFLMLAQMNLGLAIFNLLPVPPLDGFRFMDQFVFKGRLALSAQTMQTIHVVFLVICMSGALSGVLSAANSAVMGALTSVISLII, from the coding sequence ATGCTGCAAGAACTGAGGATGGATCCGGGCGGAACGATTATCACATTGCTGTATTTGGCTATCTGCCTGTTGTTCAGCCTGATCATCCATGAATGTGCACACGGTTATGCCGCGCTGAAATGCGGTGACTCTACTGCATGGTGGCTGGGGCGTCTGACACTGGATCCCCGCAAACACCTGGATCCGCTTGGTACGATCTGTATGATTTTTCTGAGGGTGGGATGGGCAAAACCCGTGCCGGTCAATCCCCGCAATTTCCGTCATTACAGAAGGGATTACATCATTGTTTCCCTGGCAGGTATTGTGACGAATCTGCTGATCTGTATCCTGAGCCTGATTATTTCAGCTATTCTTGCAAAATTCATCTGGGGGAAAGAGATTGTTTCACAAATGGGTGATAAAGCCCTGCTGATCAATATTTATGAAGGCTTTTTACCGTATTATGTTTATTCCGGAGAGTTAAAGGCTTTGGCTGATTATGCTCAGATCCCCTGGCTGATGTATGTGCAGAGGCTGTTTCTGATGCTGGCGCAGATGAACCTGGGCCTGGCAATCTTTAATCTGCTTCCCGTGCCGCCGCTGGACGGCTTCCGGTTCATGGATCAGTTTGTTTTCAAAGGCCGTTTGGCTTTGAGTGCACAGACAATGCAGACCATTCATGTTGTTTTTCTGGTTATCTGCATGAGCGGTGCTCTCTCAGGCGTGCTCTCTGCTGCGAACAGCGCGGTGATGGGTGCCCTGACATCTGTGATATCCCTGATTATCTGA
- a CDS encoding segregation and condensation protein A produces MITLAFKLKDFDGPLDLLLTLIGKAQIDIRDIFVSEITDQYLEIVRNAPDLDMDEASDFLLMAATLLEIKSRAMLPRPPKTEDETDPETELIRRLEEYKRFRETAESMKSFEDAAKRVFTKLPEEYPLPPQEVELTGLTLQGLQEAFLRIWQRRPQLDDDPESNHYAPRNIHRDSHTVQECMLNLIYRIRKKKRMRFEDAFSEAPTREEVVTYFLAVLELLKLGQMHVKQDAVYGGIELIAGKARQKKTPKDLTDMTGEVTTTLEQ; encoded by the coding sequence ATGATCACACTGGCCTTTAAGCTGAAGGATTTTGACGGTCCGCTGGATCTGCTGCTGACATTGATCGGCAAAGCCCAGATTGATATCCGGGATATCTTTGTCAGTGAAATTACAGACCAGTATCTGGAAATAGTCCGGAATGCGCCTGACCTGGATATGGATGAGGCAAGCGACTTCCTGTTGATGGCGGCAACGCTGCTGGAAATCAAAAGCCGGGCCATGCTGCCGCGTCCGCCGAAAACAGAGGATGAAACAGATCCCGAAACTGAACTGATCAGAAGGCTCGAGGAATATAAACGATTCCGGGAAACGGCCGAAAGCATGAAATCCTTTGAAGACGCCGCAAAACGTGTTTTCACAAAACTGCCCGAGGAATACCCGCTTCCGCCGCAGGAGGTTGAACTGACAGGCCTGACGCTGCAGGGACTGCAGGAAGCTTTCCTGAGGATCTGGCAGCGGAGGCCGCAGCTGGATGATGATCCTGAAAGCAATCATTACGCACCGAGGAACATCCACAGAGACAGTCATACAGTGCAGGAATGCATGCTGAACCTGATCTATCGTATCCGTAAGAAAAAAAGGATGCGGTTTGAGGACGCTTTTTCGGAAGCACCTACACGGGAGGAAGTTGTTACGTATTTCCTGGCGGTTCTGGAGCTGCTTAAGCTTGGACAGATGCATGTGAAACAGGATGCTGTATACGGCGGGATAGAGCTGATTGCCGGTAAAGCCAGGCAAAAAAAGACACCGAAGGATCTGACGGATATGACCGGGGAGGTGACTACGACCCTTGAACAATGA
- the scpB gene encoding SMC-Scp complex subunit ScpB — MNNEEGNLKGRIEAILFVAGEAVPVKELARALQTGEKEVREAIDSLKDEYDYEQRGFLLKRFGDHVQLATRPLYSGDVVRLLQPVQQQSLSQAAMETLAVVAYKQPVTRAEVEQIRGVKCDYSLQSLMLKGLIREAGRKDTIGRPILFCTTDEFLSHFGLEDLNGLPPMPQPEDAEKKEDMEELIP; from the coding sequence TTGAACAATGAGGAAGGAAACCTGAAGGGAAGAATCGAGGCCATCCTGTTTGTGGCAGGGGAAGCAGTACCTGTCAAGGAACTTGCACGGGCGCTACAGACCGGAGAAAAGGAAGTCCGGGAGGCAATCGACAGCCTGAAGGACGAATATGATTATGAACAGCGGGGATTTCTGCTGAAACGGTTCGGAGATCATGTGCAGCTGGCAACCCGGCCGCTGTATTCCGGAGATGTTGTAAGACTATTACAGCCTGTTCAGCAGCAAAGCCTCAGCCAGGCGGCCATGGAGACGCTGGCGGTTGTTGCATACAAACAGCCTGTAACCCGCGCTGAGGTAGAACAGATACGGGGTGTCAAGTGCGATTACAGCCTTCAGAGCCTGATGCTGAAGGGACTGATTCGTGAAGCGGGAAGAAAAGACACCATCGGGAGACCGATCCTCTTCTGTACAACGGATGAGTTCCTGAGCCATTTCGGACTGGAAGATCTGAACGGGCTGCCGCCAATGCCGCAGCCGGAAGATGCGGAAAAAAAGGAAGATATGGAAGAACTGATTCCTTAA
- a CDS encoding clostripain-related cysteine peptidase, which translates to MDEQRKPRSREKKVVNEGKGVEKRGEGLGTGPVNNTGSYEDRRQQQSASQASPFGNMNQRPASGQSGSGRPVQQNPFGQQRPAQRPDSSGFPFGQGGQKAGTQNPFGNTARPAGGSANPFGSRPAAGQADPFGTRPSTGTNAGGQGQHHYGVKQNGTGTQRASGSGSGMGGGKLLLIIAALVLLLGGGGLSGLFGGEDSGSSSVTNILNTVTQSDETSSGSTASSGSGMDISNLLSSLMGSGSTAYDYTGSADSLFSGLTGTGTVSNQSSAVPYFTSSGEDNTTALDETVATGARAKFTEIIGNKQDNVTIMVYMCGTDLESQQGMATSDLKEMAAATVGDKINLIVFTGGCSRWRNNVVSSSVNQIYQIKDGKFLCLEKDMGRGSMVSPDTLTTFIQYGKKNFPANRMCLIFWDHGGGSVSGFGYDEKVGHNQSMTLAGINSALKKANVKFDFIGFDACLMATVENGIMLSQYADYMIASEETEPGVGWYYTNWLNNLNKNTSLPTIQIGKQIADDFVEVCNRQCRGQATTLSVVDLAELQATVPDELKQFSIDTNELIQNKEYKTVSKARSKTREFAQSSRIDQIDMVDFAKNMGTAEGKSLAKALQGAVKYNRTGGSISHAYGLSIYFPYQRANKVNQMVSTYQAIGMDEEYTRCIQEFASLEVSGQVSAGTSLNNYGSGAYASPDLLGSLLGQGGGYTSSYSSGGLTELLGGLYGGGSSGSTGSILDLFMGRSMTAENAAEYILDNHFDASRLVWKDGKITLEKEQWDLVTSLLMNVFYNDGTGFIDLGMDTTFETEGNSLMSEYDGTWLSIDRQPVAYYYLNTVDDGDNYVISGYVPALLNGEQVNLILNFDSEHDGDGYIAGALKKYTDDESDTQAKELIAIGKGDTLQFLCDYFDYEGVYRDTYKLGEPITLGDTVEIANTPIDRSKCQVTFRLTDIYQQNYWTPAVR; encoded by the coding sequence ATGGACGAGCAGAGAAAACCGAGATCCCGGGAGAAAAAGGTTGTCAATGAAGGCAAAGGCGTCGAGAAACGCGGTGAAGGTCTTGGCACAGGCCCTGTAAACAATACGGGAAGCTACGAAGACCGCCGTCAGCAGCAAAGTGCGTCACAGGCGTCGCCTTTCGGTAATATGAACCAGCGGCCGGCATCGGGACAATCGGGTTCCGGACGTCCGGTTCAGCAGAATCCTTTCGGGCAGCAGCGCCCCGCCCAGAGACCTGACAGCTCCGGATTCCCGTTCGGACAGGGTGGTCAGAAGGCAGGCACACAGAATCCGTTTGGTAATACAGCCAGGCCGGCAGGCGGTTCTGCAAATCCTTTCGGATCACGTCCGGCAGCTGGTCAGGCTGATCCATTCGGTACACGTCCTTCCACCGGAACAAACGCAGGCGGACAGGGACAGCATCATTACGGAGTGAAACAGAACGGCACGGGAACCCAGCGTGCCTCAGGAAGCGGTTCTGGCATGGGCGGAGGCAAACTGCTGCTGATTATTGCCGCCCTCGTACTTCTCCTGGGAGGCGGCGGACTGAGTGGCCTGTTCGGAGGAGAAGACAGCGGCAGCAGCAGTGTAACGAACATTCTGAATACAGTAACACAGTCCGACGAAACCTCTTCAGGCTCAACTGCTTCTTCGGGAAGCGGGATGGATATCAGTAACCTGCTGAGCTCCCTCATGGGATCCGGAAGCACAGCCTATGACTATACCGGCAGTGCTGACAGCCTTTTTTCCGGACTGACAGGAACGGGAACTGTTTCGAATCAGAGCAGCGCGGTTCCTTACTTTACCTCTTCTGGTGAAGACAACACAACGGCACTGGACGAGACTGTTGCCACGGGAGCACGGGCCAAATTCACAGAGATTATCGGAAACAAGCAGGACAATGTGACAATCATGGTTTACATGTGCGGCACAGACCTGGAAAGCCAGCAGGGAATGGCGACTTCCGACCTGAAGGAAATGGCTGCTGCAACAGTCGGAGACAAAATAAACCTGATTGTGTTTACCGGAGGATGCAGCAGATGGCGTAACAATGTTGTTTCCTCATCTGTAAACCAGATTTATCAGATAAAGGATGGCAAGTTCCTCTGCCTGGAAAAGGATATGGGCAGAGGAAGCATGGTCAGTCCCGATACGCTGACAACCTTTATACAGTACGGTAAGAAAAACTTCCCGGCAAACCGGATGTGTCTCATTTTCTGGGATCACGGCGGCGGTTCGGTCAGCGGATTCGGTTATGATGAAAAGGTCGGCCATAACCAGTCCATGACACTGGCCGGGATTAACAGCGCCCTGAAAAAGGCGAACGTCAAGTTTGATTTTATCGGATTTGACGCCTGTCTGATGGCAACCGTGGAAAACGGTATCATGCTGAGCCAGTATGCGGATTATATGATTGCCAGCGAAGAAACGGAACCGGGTGTCGGCTGGTATTATACAAACTGGCTGAACAACCTGAACAAAAACACCAGTCTTCCCACAATTCAGATCGGAAAGCAGATCGCGGATGATTTCGTTGAAGTCTGCAACCGCCAGTGCCGCGGGCAGGCAACAACCCTCAGCGTTGTGGACCTTGCCGAACTCCAGGCTACGGTTCCGGATGAACTGAAACAGTTCAGTATTGATACAAACGAGCTGATTCAGAACAAGGAATACAAGACGGTATCCAAAGCACGCAGTAAAACCCGGGAATTTGCCCAGTCCAGCCGCATCGACCAGATCGACATGGTGGATTTTGCAAAGAATATGGGTACTGCTGAGGGCAAGTCGCTGGCCAAGGCACTGCAGGGGGCTGTGAAGTATAACAGAACCGGCGGCAGCATCAGCCATGCCTACGGCCTGAGTATCTATTTCCCTTACCAGCGGGCAAACAAGGTGAATCAGATGGTGTCCACCTACCAGGCGATCGGCATGGATGAAGAGTACACCCGGTGCATTCAGGAGTTTGCCAGCCTGGAAGTCAGCGGCCAGGTCAGCGCAGGAACGTCCCTGAACAATTACGGGAGCGGTGCCTATGCATCACCGGACCTGCTTGGAAGCCTGCTCGGACAGGGCGGCGGTTATACATCCTCCTACTCTTCAGGCGGCCTTACGGAACTGCTGGGCGGCCTTTACGGAGGCGGCAGCAGCGGTTCCACGGGAAGCATCCTGGACCTGTTCATGGGCCGCAGCATGACGGCGGAAAACGCGGCTGAATATATCCTGGACAATCATTTCGACGCTTCCCGGCTGGTATGGAAAGACGGAAAAATTACGCTGGAGAAAGAACAGTGGGATCTGGTGACCTCCCTGTTGATGAATGTGTTCTACAATGACGGAACAGGATTTATCGACCTTGGCATGGATACCACCTTTGAGACTGAAGGTAACAGCCTTATGTCCGAATATGACGGCACATGGCTGTCTATCGACCGTCAGCCGGTGGCCTATTACTATCTGAATACCGTGGATGACGGAGATAACTACGTGATCAGCGGATATGTTCCCGCACTGCTTAACGGGGAACAGGTCAACCTGATCCTGAATTTTGACAGTGAACATGACGGAGACGGATATATTGCGGGTGCGCTGAAAAAGTATACGGACGATGAATCTGACACCCAGGCGAAAGAACTGATTGCGATCGGAAAAGGTGATACGCTTCAGTTCCTGTGTGACTACTTCGACTATGAAGGCGTTTACCGCGATACTTACAAGCTGGGCGAACCGATCACGCTTGGTGATACGGTTGAGATAGCCAATACACCGATTGACAGGAGCAAATGCCAGGTTACCTTCAGGCTGACTGATATCTATCAGCAGAATTACTGGACACCTGCTGTCAGGTAA
- a CDS encoding TIGR03960 family B12-binding radical SAM protein, giving the protein MDLNDKIEKILEKVQKAPRYTGGEMNTEVKGWDECPLHFGFCFPDTYEVGMSHLGMKILYGLINRESWSLCERFFMPWTDMIALMEEEQLPLLSMESRHPLNAFDVIGFTLQYEMSFSNILAMLKMGGVPLESSERGETDPIVVAGGPCAFNPEPLADFIDAFMIGDGEDVMTELNRVILERKEKGLSREACLKKLAQLEGVYVPSLYDVTYNEDGTVASVTPNCAEAPATVRKRVVVDLNNTYYPEEFPVPYTEVIFDRIMLEIMRGCTRGCRFCQAGILYRPVRERSMEKLIDLAEKLLNSTGYEEISLSSLSSGDYSCLPELIRELMKRMKEKRISISLPSLRIDSVLKESLEETQQVRKTSLTFAPEAGTQRMRDVINKGVTEEDLLGKVRDAFEGGWSSVKLYFMSGLPTETTEDLDGIADLARKVIAEYFNVPKTQRAKGLRVTVSVSVFVPKPFTPFQWAAQDTLDAIIAKQEHLRQVLNIKGVTFHWHEPYVSFLEACFARGDRRMGRVLRSAFEKGCILDGWNETFRYDLWMEAFRDCGLDPAFYAHRARTKEEVLPWDHIDSGVTKQFLWHEKEKSERAETTKDCRKGCNGCGLQRWKGVCSYANAGSV; this is encoded by the coding sequence ATGGATTTAAATGACAAAATTGAGAAAATCCTGGAAAAGGTTCAGAAGGCACCGCGCTATACCGGCGGCGAGATGAATACGGAAGTGAAGGGCTGGGATGAATGTCCGCTGCACTTCGGATTCTGTTTTCCGGACACATATGAGGTAGGCATGAGCCACCTGGGCATGAAGATTCTGTACGGGCTGATTAACCGCGAAAGCTGGAGCCTGTGCGAACGGTTTTTCATGCCTTGGACGGATATGATCGCACTGATGGAGGAAGAGCAGCTTCCGCTGCTGTCCATGGAAAGCAGACATCCGCTGAACGCATTTGACGTTATCGGCTTCACGCTCCAGTATGAAATGAGCTTCAGCAATATCCTGGCGATGCTGAAGATGGGTGGTGTTCCGCTGGAAAGCAGTGAACGGGGAGAAACTGACCCCATTGTGGTGGCCGGGGGACCCTGCGCCTTTAACCCGGAGCCGCTGGCTGATTTCATTGACGCGTTTATGATCGGCGACGGGGAAGATGTGATGACAGAGCTGAACCGTGTCATTCTCGAACGCAAGGAAAAAGGACTGAGCCGGGAAGCTTGCCTGAAAAAGCTTGCCCAACTGGAAGGCGTGTATGTTCCTTCCCTGTACGACGTGACATACAATGAGGACGGGACCGTTGCGTCTGTGACACCCAATTGCGCGGAAGCACCGGCGACTGTCCGGAAACGGGTGGTTGTTGACCTGAACAACACCTATTATCCTGAAGAGTTTCCCGTACCTTATACGGAAGTGATCTTTGACCGTATCATGCTGGAAATCATGCGCGGGTGTACAAGGGGATGCCGTTTCTGTCAGGCAGGCATTCTGTACCGGCCTGTACGGGAAAGAAGCATGGAAAAGCTGATTGACCTGGCTGAAAAACTGCTGAATTCCACCGGATATGAAGAGATCAGTCTGAGCAGTCTTTCAAGCGGAGATTACAGCTGCCTGCCTGAACTGATCCGGGAGCTCATGAAACGCATGAAGGAAAAGCGGATATCTATCTCTCTGCCAAGCCTGCGGATCGACAGCGTGCTGAAAGAAAGCCTTGAGGAAACGCAGCAGGTCAGGAAAACCAGCCTTACTTTTGCGCCGGAAGCAGGAACGCAGCGCATGCGTGATGTGATCAACAAAGGTGTAACGGAAGAGGATCTGCTGGGCAAAGTGCGGGATGCCTTTGAAGGCGGATGGAGCAGCGTAAAACTGTATTTCATGTCCGGCCTGCCGACAGAAACCACAGAAGATCTGGACGGTATCGCGGACCTGGCCAGGAAAGTCATTGCCGAATACTTTAATGTCCCCAAGACACAAAGAGCCAAGGGGCTGCGGGTGACAGTGAGCGTAAGCGTATTTGTCCCCAAGCCCTTTACGCCCTTCCAGTGGGCTGCCCAGGATACGCTGGATGCGATTATCGCAAAGCAGGAGCATCTGAGACAGGTGCTCAATATCAAAGGCGTGACTTTCCACTGGCATGAGCCTTATGTCAGTTTCCTCGAAGCCTGTTTTGCCCGGGGTGACCGAAGAATGGGCCGTGTGCTGAGGAGCGCTTTTGAAAAGGGATGCATTCTGGACGGGTGGAATGAAACCTTCCGCTATGATCTGTGGATGGAAGCATTCAGGGACTGCGGCCTTGACCCGGCTTTTTACGCACACCGGGCCAGAACAAAGGAAGAAGTCCTGCCATGGGATCATATAGACAGCGGGGTTACAAAACAGTTCCTCTGGCATGAAAAAGAAAAAAGTGAACGCGCGGAGACAACGAAGGATTGCCGGAAAGGCTGCAACGGATGCGGTTTACAGCGCTGGAAGGGAGTATGTTCATATGCGAATGCTGGCAGTGTTTGA
- a CDS encoding TIGR03936 family radical SAM-associated protein: MRMLAVFEKGERIRHIGHLDIQRSVQRGLRRSGLPVAYSNGFNPHILITFASALSTGACGTREIMDVTMAEEVSEEEFLDRMNRAMPKDMQLSEARAVDQKHPALMASLRAAEYDLLIRDPETAEKLTAAIPSMMAKETVTAMRKTKTALKECDIKPLIYELKGDGQHILATLVLTEREACKPGMLIEALAREAGISEEVRMLVTRTGLMGMDPEGRLVPLERL; encoded by the coding sequence ATGCGAATGCTGGCAGTGTTTGAAAAAGGTGAAAGAATCAGGCATATCGGACATCTTGATATTCAGCGCAGCGTACAGCGCGGACTCCGCAGGAGCGGCCTGCCGGTGGCATATTCCAACGGATTCAATCCCCATATCCTGATCACATTCGCGAGTGCTTTATCAACAGGAGCCTGCGGGACCCGGGAAATTATGGATGTGACGATGGCTGAGGAGGTCAGTGAAGAGGAGTTCCTTGATCGGATGAACCGTGCCATGCCAAAGGATATGCAGCTGTCTGAAGCACGGGCGGTGGATCAGAAACATCCCGCACTGATGGCCAGCCTTCGTGCGGCAGAATACGACCTGCTGATCAGGGATCCGGAGACGGCAGAGAAGCTGACAGCCGCCATTCCTTCGATGATGGCAAAGGAAACGGTGACTGCCATGCGAAAAACAAAAACAGCGCTGAAGGAATGCGATATCAAACCGCTGATCTATGAACTGAAGGGTGACGGACAGCATATCCTGGCGACACTTGTGCTGACTGAACGCGAGGCCTGCAAACCGGGGATGCTGATTGAAGCGCTGGCCAGGGAAGCCGGGATAAGCGAAGAAGTACGAATGCTGGTTACCCGGACAGGACTCATGGGAATGGATCCGGAAGGCCGGCTTGTTCCGCTGGAGAGGCTTTGA
- a CDS encoding ribonuclease E/G, protein MIRKIICGPGFCAVTEDGVLVEYIPNDPSDQCGDILLGKTDRLMPGMNCAFVDIGRKKSGFLPLDENSSSFTGGKVRSGENLTVQIKKEENGTKGAFLTRDITLPGTMVILMPMNRYIGVSSRITDESVREELKKTGREIAADRFGLVMRKAAEAAAPEMIRQEAESLYETWRMTEEKASKGGKRGCLLFSGSIAERLQEDYARDSITTVQESAETDDGIARQVRQARERTVRLPGGGNIILDRCEAMTVIDINTASAAVSGSKEQTILETNLEACGAIAQQVRLRNLSGIILIDFIDMDNETDRSMVLTRLEECFSRDRVKTVIHGWTSLGLIEMTRKRTRAGIYDNLLKACPVCGGTGYVLREQRE, encoded by the coding sequence ATGATAAGGAAAATCATATGCGGCCCCGGGTTTTGTGCCGTTACGGAAGACGGTGTGCTTGTTGAATACATACCGAATGATCCGTCGGATCAGTGCGGGGATATTCTGCTTGGAAAAACTGACCGGTTGATGCCCGGAATGAACTGTGCATTTGTTGATATAGGGAGGAAGAAAAGCGGCTTTCTTCCGCTGGATGAAAACAGCAGCAGTTTTACAGGAGGGAAAGTACGCTCCGGTGAAAACCTGACTGTCCAGATCAAGAAAGAGGAAAACGGGACAAAAGGAGCATTTCTGACACGTGATATAACGCTTCCCGGAACGATGGTTATCCTTATGCCTATGAACCGCTATATCGGTGTCAGCAGCAGAATTACCGATGAATCTGTTCGTGAGGAACTGAAAAAAACAGGACGTGAAATAGCTGCAGACCGATTTGGTCTTGTGATGCGAAAAGCAGCGGAAGCTGCGGCACCAGAGATGATCCGGCAGGAGGCAGAATCACTGTATGAAACCTGGCGGATGACAGAGGAAAAAGCTTCAAAGGGAGGAAAACGGGGGTGTCTTCTTTTTTCAGGCAGTATTGCAGAACGGCTTCAGGAAGATTATGCCCGGGACAGTATCACTACAGTTCAGGAGTCTGCGGAAACCGATGACGGTATTGCCAGGCAGGTCAGACAGGCCAGAGAACGTACCGTACGTCTTCCGGGGGGCGGCAATATTATCCTGGATCGGTGTGAAGCAATGACGGTGATTGATATCAATACCGCTTCTGCTGCCGTTTCCGGATCCAAAGAGCAGACAATACTTGAAACCAATCTGGAGGCATGCGGCGCCATTGCCCAGCAGGTACGGCTGCGGAATCTGAGCGGAATCATCCTGATCGATTTTATAGACATGGATAATGAAACAGACCGTAGTATGGTCCTGACCAGGCTGGAGGAGTGCTTCAGCAGGGACCGGGTGAAGACAGTTATACACGGCTGGACGAGTCTGGGATTGATCGAAATGACCAGAAAGCGCACAAGAGCGGGAATATATGATAATCTATTGAAAGCCTGTCCCGTCTGCGGAGGAACAGGATATGTACTGAGGGAGCAGAGAGAATGA